The region CACTACGACCAGGGACGGGCGCAGTGCCAGGCCCGGCATTTGTGCTACCGGGGGTGCCCGTATGGCGGCTATTTCAGCAGTAACTCGTCTACGATTCCTTGGGCGGCCAAAACGGGAAAACTCACGCTTCGGCCGGATTCGGTCGTGCATTCCATTATCTACGACGAGATCAAGAAGAAGGCGACGGGCGTTCGGGTAATTGACACGCATACCAAACAGATGACGGAGTATTACGCCCGCATCATTTTCGTCAATGCCGCCTGCCTGAACACCAATTTGGTATTACTGAACTCAACTTCCCGGCGCTTCCCGAATGGACTGGGTAACGATAGTGGTGTACTTGGCCGCTATGTCGCTTTCCACAATTACCGGGGCAACATCGTGGCCGATTATGAAGGATTTGAGGACGGGTATTATTACGGCCGTCGCCCGACAACGGCGTTTATGCCCAACTTCAGAAACGTTGGTAAGCAGGAAACCGATTTTCAGCGCGGCTACATGGTTGCGTTTAGTGCCGCTCGTGGTGGCTGGAGCCGGGGAGCGGGGCAGGAAGGCTTCGGAGCCGACTTCAAGGACAAACTGAGCGACCCCGGTGCCTGGCACGTGTTCATGATGATGCAGGCCGAAACGGTGCCGCGTTACGAAAACCACGTGCGGCTTAGCACCGATCAGAAAGATTCGTGGGGAATTCCGCAACTGGTAACCGCCATCGACTACACAGATAATGATGTAAAGGTGATGAAGGACTTTCTGCAACAGGGAGCCGAGATGCTGGAGAAGTCGGGCTGTAAGAACATTAACCCGTACGACGACCACCGGAACCCTGGCCTCGATATTCATGAGATGGGTGGTGTGCGCATGGGCCGCGACCCTAAAACGTCGATGCTCAATGCCCATAACCAGCTCCATAACGTGAAGAACGTGTTCGTAACCGATGGCGCGGCTATGACCTCTACCGGTTCGCAAAACCCGTCCATTACCTTCATGGCGCTCACTGCGCGGGCCGCGAACTTCGCCGTTAGTGAACTCAAAAAAGGAAATCTGTAATGAATGACGTACGGTAAAAATTCCGGAATTGAGCTTTTGATACTATCGTGGCCTGGAAGGCCATACGTCAAGTAACTCGTTTTTAAAGTAATCCTTACCGACGATGAAGAAAACCATTCTAGTTGCGCTCGTTACCGTATGCAGCCTGTTGTCTCTGAACGGAAACGCACAAAGCAAAGACCAGGCCGCCGTAACGCAGGCTGTTAGCCAGCTCCGGACACTCATGATCGACCCCGATAAAGCCAAGCTGGAAGCACTGGCTACCGATGAGCTGAGTTACGGGCATTCGAACGGGAAGCTGGAGGACAAAAAAGAGTTTATCGAAGCCCTGATGAACGGCTCGTCGGACTTTAAAACCATCGACCTCACCGATCAAACGGTTACTGTGGTCGATAATACCGCCTTCGTTCGGCACAAGCTAATGGCCGAAACGGCAAATGATGGGAAACCCGGCACCGCAAAGTTATCCGTGTTGCTCGTTTGGGTGAAGCAGAAAGGAAGCTGGAAATTACTGGCCCGACAGGCCGTTAAGATTTAGTGTCGGTAGTATCGGCCTGCTATAGATCAAGCATAAATAAAGCCCGTCAGAAGTCTGACGGGCTTATTTGATTTAAAACCTATGATAACTAGTAAG is a window of Spirosoma linguale DSM 74 DNA encoding:
- a CDS encoding glucose-methanol-choline oxidoreductase (KEGG: pat:Patl_2686 glucose-methanol-choline oxidoreductase), translating into MNINGDATKANTYDAIVIGSGISGGWAAKELCEKGLKTLVLERGRDVKHIVDYPTATLNLWEFPHRNRMPEAFDKENPIATKCYALDEGTEQFFVKDAEHPYVQEKPFDWIRGYQVGGKSLIWARQTQRWSKFDFEANARDGAAVDWPIRYEDIAPWYSHVEKFVGISGNKDGLETLPDGEFLKPWQLNCVEKHIQKRVSESYRDRHVIIGRCAHLTEPKQIHYDQGRAQCQARHLCYRGCPYGGYFSSNSSTIPWAAKTGKLTLRPDSVVHSIIYDEIKKKATGVRVIDTHTKQMTEYYARIIFVNAACLNTNLVLLNSTSRRFPNGLGNDSGVLGRYVAFHNYRGNIVADYEGFEDGYYYGRRPTTAFMPNFRNVGKQETDFQRGYMVAFSAARGGWSRGAGQEGFGADFKDKLSDPGAWHVFMMMQAETVPRYENHVRLSTDQKDSWGIPQLVTAIDYTDNDVKVMKDFLQQGAEMLEKSGCKNINPYDDHRNPGLDIHEMGGVRMGRDPKTSMLNAHNQLHNVKNVFVTDGAAMTSTGSQNPSITFMALTARAANFAVSELKKGNL
- a CDS encoding conserved hypothetical protein (KEGG: tau:Tola_1804 hypothetical protein), translating into MKKTILVALVTVCSLLSLNGNAQSKDQAAVTQAVSQLRTLMIDPDKAKLEALATDELSYGHSNGKLEDKKEFIEALMNGSSDFKTIDLTDQTVTVVDNTAFVRHKLMAETANDGKPGTAKLSVLLVWVKQKGSWKLLARQAVKI